The genomic DNA CAGAAGTTGGGCTCAAGACACAGTACCAAAACTGGCGGGAGAGCCTCACCCGGCTTGCTCCTCCCCTCACCCCTGAGTGGATTGTCATTGACTGGTACCGTGAAGATGGGCTCCTCGAGCGTCTCCCCTTTCTTCCGAGTGGGCTCAAGGCACGCCTACGCTCCCAGCTCACGCTCAGCGCCGGGCTCCGCCACCAGCACTTCGACGGCCTGTTAATCGGTGCCCCTGCGGTCACGTACAACCACCGCAGCCTGCTCGCACGCCAGCCCTACTTTGTTGCGATCGACTGCACTCCCTCCCAGCTCACGGGCATGGGAGACTTCTATAACAAGCACCAAAGCCGCATTGGAGCCTATGAGCGCTGGAAGGAGCAGGCCCGCTGCGACTTCTACCAAAAAGCACGTCTTCTCTTTCCCTGGTCCCACTGGGCCGCCCAGAGCATGATCGAGGACTACGGCGCGGATGCGTCGCGGGTGGAGGTCGTGCCACCCGGAGTTGATCTGAATCGCTGGGCCATGCCGGAGCGCACCCTCGACGGTGCGCTGCATATCCTCTTTGTGGGTGGAGACTTTGTCCGTAAAGGCGGCGATCTCCTCCTCGACTGGGCCCACAAGACACGCAAGAAGAACTGGCACCTCCATCTGGTCACACGCGACCAGGTTCCCACCCAGCATCCCAACGTGCATGTCTACAACCACCTCAGCCCCAACGATCCCGCCCTGGTCGCGCTCTACCAGAAGGCCCACCTGTTTGTGCTCCCCACCCGTGCCGACTGCTACTCGCTGGCAGGAATCGAGGCGATGGCAGCGGGGCTTCCCGTGCTTCTGGGCAATGTCGGAGGGATCGGCGATATTGTCCGGGATGGTGAGACCGGCTATCTCCTCCCGCCCAACGACAGCGATGCCCTGATCGAGCGGATGGAGTTTCTGATGAGTGCCCCTGCGCACGTGCAGACCATGGGCACGGCCGCACGCCGCGATGCCGAGCAGCGCTTCGACTGCGAAAAAAACGTCGGAACGATCCTCGGGCGTATCGACAGCGCGCTTAGAGCACTTTAACGAGCTCGACTTCGAGCGTACCCAGGCGGCGCTTCCCGCCCACCTTCATTCCCTTGACCCCCGCCTCCAGAGCAGAATCGACCTCGCTCGCCCCGATCATGAACATCTCCGGCGCATCGGCGGGCTTGCCGGCACCGTAGCGGACCTGCACGGTCTGGCCCAGCTTTGCCTCGGCCCCGGTGCCCACGACGAGTTCCGTGGGCGCTCCCGCGTCCAGGGTTGCGGTCGGGGTGGGCGACGGAGTTGGTGCGGGTGAGGGAGGGACAGGGGAGGCGGCCGTTGCCTCCGGGGCCGGACTCGCGCTCGGCGCAACCGGCGGCTCAAAGACCGAGACAGGCCGGCTCCCCGGGGGCTCAGGGAGCCAGCGGTTGAGAACAGGGTAGCGCGTCACCGCCTGGCTACGTCCCCAAGCCAGCCCGCGATTCAGATGATTGGGAGCCCACTTCCGTGCGAGCCAGAGCAGGCCCACGAGCAAGAGAATCAGGACAATCAGGCAGCCACAACAGCCACCACCGCCGCGCTTTTTCCGTCCTGGAGTCTTCGTGCTCGTGGGCATAGCCTTAGTTCACCTTGAGGAGCTCGATCTCAAACACGAGAGTGGCACCAGGCGGGATCTCCCCCTGGCCCTGATCGCCATAGCCCAGCGCGGCCGGGATGACAAGCTTGCGGGTGCCACCTTCCTTCATGCCGGGGATGCCCTCGTTCCAGCCCGTGATCACCTGCCCGGGCAGGGTCAGCTTGTAGGAGTCGCCATGGTCCTTCGACGAATCGAACTTGGTGCCGTTGGTCAGCCAGCCGGTGTAGTGAACCTCGACACTCAGACCGTCCTTTGCCTCTTTTCCCGTCCCGACTTTCAGGTCCTCGTACTTCAAGCCCGATGCCGTGGTGACGGCTTTCGGGCCGAGCTTTGCCTTGGGTCCGTCTGCATCGCTTGCCTTGGCTCCGGCTGCCCCCGGCGACGCCTGCGCAATCGGAGTGGCCTCCGGGGCGGGCGGGGGATCCTTGGGAGCAAGGAACTTACCGACGATAAACAGTGCCACGAGGACACCGAGTGCAATGACGATAGGTTTGACAATAGGATGACTATTCATAGTTTTACGAACTCACCTCAAGTAATTCAAGATCAAAGAGAAGCGTGCTATTGGGCGGGATGCTACTGCCCGAGCCGCGCTCCCCATAGCCTAGGTCCGACGGAATGATCAGGAGGCGCTTCCCCCCGACCTTCATCGTAGAGGCACCTTCTTCAAAGCCCTTGATCACCTGGCCCGCACCGATCCCAAAGCTAAATGGCGTCCGCCCCGGGTTAAGCGACGAGTCAAAGATCGTGCCGTTGAGCAGAGCGCCCGTGTAGTTTACCGTGACGGTCTGACCATTCTGCGGCGTGACTCCCGTACCCACCACCTTCTCGATGTACTTCAGGCCACTGGGGTTGGTGACGATATCCCCGACCAGCACGACCTGCGACGCGCTCGTGGTGCCGGCGACACTCGCCTGAACCACCGCATAGCCCGCCGCCACTCCGGTCGCTGCCCCCGCCGAGGTCACGGTGAGCGTCTCGCCGCCACGGGTCACCGTCACACTCAAACCATCGGTGCCCACAGGGATCGCCGCCCCCGCCGTATCTTTTACGTCGATCGTGAGGTTTTTAGTTTCCCCAATCTTGACATTTTGTTGCTCAGGAATCGTCACCGTAAAGCTCCCCGCCGGGCTGATGGTCACGGTGGTCACCGCGCTCTCCAGGCCGGGAATCTTTGCTTTGAGCTTGAGGAGCCCGAGTTTCGCCGCCGTGACCGTGCCATTACTGCTGACACTGGCCACATCGCTCCCACTGGTTACCTCAAAGCTCAGCTGGGTGGGGTCGTAGCTGATCGGATTGCCGTCGGCATCGGTGAAGCTGTACTCCAGCTTCTTGCTCTGCCCCAGCTTGACACTCTGCCCCGCCGCGATCACCGCAGTCGCCGTGCCCGGAGCGCGCACCTCGATCTCGAAGGGCTCGCTTGTCTTGCCATCCAGGGCTGCCTGAACGCGGGCAAAGCCCACGGCCTTTGCGGTGAGCTTACCATCGGGCGTGAGGGTGACATTCTCGCCGCCGCTCAGAAGCGAGAAGGTTGTCGAGCCCGGGGAGACCGCGACGGTTGCTCCATTGCCATCGGTGGCCGAGAGCCCAAGATCCGCGCTCTGACCGACCAAGAGGCGTGTCGGGCTGGTGACGGCCACTTTCTGGATCTTCCCGACAAGCAGCACCTCTCCCGCCCCCGTGCCATCATCGGCGAGGTTGATCGCCTTGCTCGCCGTACCCACAACCGCCCCCGAGCCATTCTTGCCCGAATAGAAGGTCACCGTGAGCAGGTTCGGCCCCGGGATGACCTTGGTGGGAGAGACATAGCTCTGCGTGTAGGCCGCGGGATCGTCGTTGCGGTTGATCGCCGCAAACGCACCCTGGCGCAGCGAGACAACCGCAGAGAGCGCCGAAGACGGTGCACTCACGCCGCGGCTACGGGCCGTCCAGCCAATATCCAGCTTGAGCGCGGTGGTCGCGACCGTGGCGGAGGTGCTATCCCCGCCGCCACAGCCACTCAGAACAACAAAAGGCACTGCCGAGAGAAGGGCAGCCAGAAAAACGGGTCGTCGCATGTAGGCCTATTTTACCGCGAGCAGTTCAACATCGAAAATCAGGGTCGCGTTGGGCGGAATCACCCCACCGGCGCCACGGGAGCCGTAGGCCAGGTCGCTCGGGATGGTCAGCGTCCGCCGCCCCCCGACCTTCATGCCCGCCACGCCTTCGTCCCAGCCCTTGATCACCTGTCCCACCCCAATCGTGAAGGTAAACGGCTGTCCCCGATCGCGCGAGGAGTCGAACTTGCTGCCATCGAGCAGGGTGCCGGTGTAGTGCACCGAGACGCCACGTCCCGTCACGGGCGATGCGCCCTCACCAACGACGATATCTTCGTATTGCAGGCCAGAGGCCGTCGTAACAGTTGCCATGCCTCCCAGTTTACCAGAATCCCAAGTGAATTCGGGTACAGTATCAGACACCTTGATACGTGAGGCACCCCCATGTTCACTCGTGATCCCGTACCATTTTTCACGATTCCCTTCACTCTCGACAAGAAGACCAAGCATATTCTGGTAAAGCTCAGGATTAATGACAGTCCTGCCTTAAATTTTATCGTCGATACAGGATGCCCTTATACGCTTGTGGTCACCAGCCAGCTCGCCAAGCGTGTTGGAATAGAGCCCGCCGCCCCTGAGAAAGCGTCTCTCAAGCACGGCACGCTCTCACAACCTTTAAAGCTCACCTTCGCGGAGCCGATCGCTCAGCGGGATGCGGATGCGATCAGGTACGACATACCAATGGCATTGATCCTTTCCCAAAGTGCTATTAGCTCACATATGGAAGAAAATCGCCTCGGTGGAATTCTCGGACTGGGGTGTCTTCATCTGTTCAATGTCTTTATCTCTTGGAAGAAAAAGACGATTTCCTTCTTTCCCAAAGAGACTCCTTATCCGGTTCTTGAGTCTACTGTGGAACTCCCCTTTAAGTTAGATAGCTCCAAGGATAGTTTCATGCGTGTCTCTCTCCAGATTCCAGGATTAGATGCCCACTTAACAAATGTCGTCTTTGATACAGGATCGGTCTATACGGTGCTTGCAAAATCACTTGTCCGCAAAGAGCTTATAGAA from Armatimonas rosea includes the following:
- a CDS encoding glycosyltransferase, giving the protein MFSTEVGLKTQYQNWRESLTRLAPPLTPEWIVIDWYREDGLLERLPFLPSGLKARLRSQLTLSAGLRHQHFDGLLIGAPAVTYNHRSLLARQPYFVAIDCTPSQLTGMGDFYNKHQSRIGAYERWKEQARCDFYQKARLLFPWSHWAAQSMIEDYGADASRVEVVPPGVDLNRWAMPERTLDGALHILFVGGDFVRKGGDLLLDWAHKTRKKNWHLHLVTRDQVPTQHPNVHVYNHLSPNDPALVALYQKAHLFVLPTRADCYSLAGIEAMAAGLPVLLGNVGGIGDIVRDGETGYLLPPNDSDALIERMEFLMSAPAHVQTMGTAARRDAEQRFDCEKNVGTILGRIDSALRAL
- a CDS encoding FKBP-type peptidyl-prolyl cis-trans isomerase, whose protein sequence is MPTSTKTPGRKKRGGGGCCGCLIVLILLLVGLLWLARKWAPNHLNRGLAWGRSQAVTRYPVLNRWLPEPPGSRPVSVFEPPVAPSASPAPEATAASPVPPSPAPTPSPTPTATLDAGAPTELVVGTGAEAKLGQTVQVRYGAGKPADAPEMFMIGASEVDSALEAGVKGMKVGGKRRLGTLEVELVKVL
- a CDS encoding FKBP-type peptidyl-prolyl cis-trans isomerase — its product is MNSHPIVKPIVIALGVLVALFIVGKFLAPKDPPPAPEATPIAQASPGAAGAKASDADGPKAKLGPKAVTTASGLKYEDLKVGTGKEAKDGLSVEVHYTGWLTNGTKFDSSKDHGDSYKLTLPGQVITGWNEGIPGMKEGGTRKLVIPAALGYGDQGQGEIPPGATLVFEIELLKVN
- a CDS encoding aspartyl protease family protein — encoded protein: MFTRDPVPFFTIPFTLDKKTKHILVKLRINDSPALNFIVDTGCPYTLVVTSQLAKRVGIEPAAPEKASLKHGTLSQPLKLTFAEPIAQRDADAIRYDIPMALILSQSAISSHMEENRLGGILGLGCLHLFNVFISWKKKTISFFPKETPYPVLESTVELPFKLDSSKDSFMRVSLQIPGLDAHLTNVVFDTGSVYTVLAKSLVRKELIEKRSSQWEIKRITGTDLAQAGYYFKKEPVCLPSGKPIGQGVLCSLGDEILQGEPSVTALLGQDVLIGHELFLNFQESKVFFL